Proteins from a single region of Burkholderiales bacterium:
- a CDS encoding ABC transporter substrate-binding protein — MTYRMQLTRVACALAGALALAAGPAFAQAKVKVGFMLPYTGTYAALGNAITNGFKLAIAENGGKLGGRDIEYFTVDDESDPAKAPENVNKLIKRDQVDVVVGTVHSGVAMAMAKAARDNNTLLIIPNAGEDSITGAMCAPNIFRTSFTNSAPGYAMGKVAADKGYKRVVTLTWKYAAGEQSVGGFKEAFEKGGGKVIKEMTLPFPNVEFQPFLTEIAALKPDAVYVFFAGGGAVKLVKDYDAAGLRKTIPLLGPGFLTDGTLEAQGAAADGLLTTLHYADQLDNPKNNAFRAAYRKAYNVEPDVYAMQGYDAGQLLAAGTKAVGGDMSKRDALVKAMHGAKLDSPRGPFSLSRANNPIQDYYLRQVVGKQNKAIGVAIKGYEDPARGCKM, encoded by the coding sequence ATGACCTACCGGATGCAGTTGACGCGCGTCGCGTGCGCGCTCGCGGGCGCGCTCGCGCTCGCCGCGGGCCCCGCGTTCGCGCAGGCCAAGGTGAAGGTCGGCTTCATGCTGCCCTACACCGGCACCTACGCGGCGCTCGGCAACGCGATCACCAACGGCTTCAAGCTCGCGATCGCGGAGAACGGCGGCAAGCTCGGCGGCCGCGACATCGAGTACTTCACCGTCGACGACGAGTCGGATCCGGCGAAGGCCCCCGAGAACGTCAACAAGCTCATCAAGCGCGACCAGGTCGACGTCGTCGTCGGCACCGTGCACTCGGGTGTCGCGATGGCGATGGCGAAGGCGGCGCGGGACAACAACACGCTCCTCATCATCCCGAACGCGGGCGAGGACTCGATCACCGGGGCGATGTGCGCGCCCAACATCTTCCGCACGTCGTTCACCAACTCGGCGCCCGGATACGCGATGGGCAAGGTCGCGGCCGACAAGGGCTACAAGCGGGTCGTGACGCTCACCTGGAAGTACGCGGCCGGCGAACAGTCGGTCGGCGGCTTCAAGGAAGCGTTCGAGAAGGGCGGCGGCAAGGTCATCAAGGAAATGACGCTGCCGTTCCCCAACGTCGAGTTCCAGCCGTTCCTGACCGAGATCGCGGCGTTGAAGCCGGACGCGGTGTACGTGTTCTTCGCCGGCGGTGGCGCGGTCAAGCTGGTCAAGGACTACGACGCGGCCGGCCTGCGCAAGACGATCCCGCTGCTCGGGCCGGGCTTCCTCACCGACGGCACGCTGGAAGCGCAGGGCGCGGCGGCGGACGGACTCCTGACCACGCTGCACTACGCCGACCAGCTCGACAATCCGAAGAACAACGCGTTCCGGGCCGCCTACAGGAAGGCGTACAACGTCGAGCCCGATGTCTACGCGATGCAGGGCTACGATGCCGGCCAGCTCCTCGCGGCCGGCACCAAGGCGGTCGGCGGCGACATGAGCAAGCGCGACGCGCTCGTCAAGGCGATGCACGGGGCGAAGCTCGACAGCCCGCGCGGCCCGTTCTCGCTCTCGCGCGCGAACAACCCGATCCAGGACTACTACCTGCGCCAGGTGGTCGGCAAGCAGAACAAGGCGATCGGCGTCGCGATCAAGGGCTACGAGGATCCGGCGCGCGGATGCAAGATGTGA
- a CDS encoding benzoate-CoA ligase family protein — translation MTERPGLSRVETGGEAPRIEIPRIYNAAHDLIERNLKAGRAAKVAYIDDRGPTTYGELAVRVDRFASALGALGVRPEERVLVCLLDTIDFPTAFLGSIKAGVVPIAANTLLTTHDYEFMLRDSRAGTLVVSAALVPAFRPLLGAIPTLRQVIVSGAAAADLPPGAIDFAAFLAGGRDAFDPVATTRDDVCFWLYSSGSTGAPKGTMHVQSSMITTAYLHGGPVVGVREDDVLFSAAKLFFAYGLGNALTYTLAFGTTTILMAERPTPDAVFKRLVERRPTVFYGVPTLFAAMLASPNLPPRDAVAMRIATSAGEALPEHIGRRFRDHFGVDVLDGIGSTEMLHVFLSNRPGDVRYGTSGRPVPGYGLRIVDDQGAPVPAGEVGELQVAGPTSAMAYWNNRDKSRATFQGEWTRSGDKYRIDPEDGRYVYAGRTDDMLKVGGIYVSPVEVESALVTHEAVLEAAVVGREDEDRLVKPMAYVVLKPGATRGDALADELRQHVKLQLAPYKYPRWIEFLDELPKTATGKIQRFKLRARLG, via the coding sequence ATGACCGAACGACCCGGACTGTCGCGCGTCGAGACCGGCGGCGAGGCGCCGCGGATCGAGATTCCGCGCATCTACAACGCGGCGCACGACCTCATCGAGCGCAACCTGAAGGCGGGTCGCGCCGCGAAGGTGGCGTACATCGACGATCGCGGGCCGACGACCTACGGCGAACTCGCGGTCCGCGTCGACCGGTTCGCGAGCGCGCTCGGTGCGCTGGGCGTGCGGCCGGAGGAGCGCGTGCTCGTGTGTCTCCTCGACACGATCGACTTCCCGACCGCGTTCCTCGGCAGCATCAAGGCCGGCGTGGTCCCGATCGCCGCCAACACGCTCCTCACGACGCACGACTACGAGTTCATGCTGCGCGACAGCCGCGCGGGCACGCTCGTGGTGTCGGCGGCGCTCGTCCCGGCGTTCCGCCCGCTGCTCGGGGCGATTCCCACGCTGCGCCAGGTCATCGTGTCGGGCGCCGCGGCGGCCGATCTCCCGCCGGGCGCGATCGACTTCGCGGCGTTTCTCGCCGGCGGGCGGGACGCGTTCGACCCGGTCGCCACGACGCGCGACGACGTGTGCTTCTGGCTCTACTCGTCGGGCTCGACCGGCGCGCCGAAGGGCACGATGCACGTGCAGTCGAGCATGATCACCACGGCGTACCTGCACGGCGGTCCGGTCGTCGGGGTCCGCGAGGACGACGTGCTGTTCTCGGCGGCGAAACTCTTCTTCGCCTACGGGCTGGGCAACGCGCTCACCTACACGCTCGCCTTCGGCACGACCACGATCCTGATGGCGGAGCGCCCGACGCCCGACGCGGTGTTCAAGCGGCTCGTCGAGCGACGCCCGACCGTGTTCTACGGCGTGCCGACGCTGTTCGCGGCGATGCTCGCGAGCCCCAACCTGCCGCCCCGGGACGCCGTGGCCATGCGCATCGCGACCTCGGCGGGCGAGGCGCTGCCCGAGCACATCGGGCGGCGCTTCCGCGACCACTTCGGCGTCGACGTGCTCGACGGCATCGGCTCGACCGAGATGCTGCACGTCTTCCTGTCGAACCGGCCCGGTGACGTGCGCTACGGCACGAGCGGGCGCCCGGTTCCCGGCTACGGACTGCGCATCGTCGACGACCAGGGGGCTCCGGTACCGGCGGGCGAGGTCGGGGAGCTGCAGGTCGCGGGGCCCACCTCGGCGATGGCGTACTGGAACAACCGCGACAAGTCGCGAGCGACCTTCCAGGGCGAGTGGACGCGCAGCGGCGACAAGTACCGGATCGACCCGGAGGACGGACGCTACGTCTATGCGGGGCGGACCGACGACATGCTGAAGGTCGGCGGCATCTACGTGTCGCCGGTCGAGGTCGAGTCCGCGCTGGTCACGCACGAGGCGGTTCTGGAGGCCGCCGTGGTCGGGCGCGAGGACGAGGACCGCCTGGTGAAACCGATGGCCTACGTGGTGCTGAAGCCGGGCGCGACCCGGGGCGATGCGCTGGCCGACGAACTGCGGCAGCATGTTAAATTGCAACTGGCTCCGTACAAGTACCCGCGCTGGATCGAGTTCCTGGACGAACTGCCGAAGACGGCGACCGGGAAGATCCAGCGCTTCAAGCTGCGGGCGAGACTCGGCTGA